A window of Acinonyx jubatus isolate Ajub_Pintada_27869175 chromosome E4, VMU_Ajub_asm_v1.0, whole genome shotgun sequence contains these coding sequences:
- the CRP gene encoding C-reactive protein has product MDKLSLCFLVVIGLPGAFLQSDMQKKAFVFPIESDKSFVTLFAQVQKPLKAFTVCLRVYTALTRPYSLFSYATRAQSNEILLFKYRSGVYSVSVGGSDAYFKTPEKSYAPVHFCISWESSSGIVELWVDGRPMVRTSLKKGYTVGAGASIILGQEQDSFAGNFDTNQSLVGDIGEVNMWDFVLSPVEINSVYNGKAFSANVLNWQELKYEAQGEVFVKNQLWI; this is encoded by the exons ATGGACAAGTTGTCACTGTGTTTCCTGGTCGTCATCGGCCTCCCTGGAGCTTTTCTCCAAAGCG ACATGCAAAAAAAGGCCTTTGTGTTCCCCATAGAGTCGGATAAGTCCTTTGTAACCCTGTTTGCTCAGGTCCAGAAGCCATTGAAGGCTTTTACCGTATGCCTGCGAGTCTATACCGCCTTGACCCGCCCATATAGCCTCTTCTCTTACGCCACCAGGGCACAGAGCAATGAGATCCTCCTCTTCAAGTACAGGAGTGGAGTATACAGCGTATCTGTGGGTGGCTCGGACGCCTACTTCAAGACTCCGGAGAAGTCTTATGCACCAGTGCACTTCTGCATTAGCTGGGAGTCCAGCTCGGGGATTGTAGAGCTCTGGGTGGATGGGAGGCCCATGGTGAGGACGAGTCTGAAGAAGGGATACACTGTGGGGGCAGGAGCCAGCATCATCCTGGGGCAGGAGCAGGATTCCTTTGCTGGGAACTTTGATACGAACCAGTCCTTAGTGGGAGACATTGGAGAGGTGAACATGTGGGACTTTGTGCTGTCACCAGTCGAAATAAACTCCGTCTACAATGGTAAGGCCTTCAGCGCTAACGTCCTGAACTGGCAGGAGCTGAAGTATGAAGCACAAGGTGAAGTGTTCGTCAAGAACCAGCTGTGGATCTGA